In Pochonia chlamydosporia 170 chromosome Unknown PCv3seq00009, whole genome shotgun sequence, a genomic segment contains:
- a CDS encoding alpha/beta hydrolase (similar to Metarhizium robertsii ARSEF 23 XP_007824540.1), translating to MIQFFKSPFLQFEFLRLLAMTPFEGGEIAEILDTASKIKDQDPNSWYSAWLEVGTKAEQIAHEAEATGDKISARRAYLRASNYLRAAQFMLNEGAIGHDKRVLPTIERAINDFRKGVKYLDGQVHFLDIPYEDKVKLPGYLYLPAESKRLPNGQKTPILINTGGGDSTQEEIYFINASTGPSLGYAVLTFDGPGQGIVLRRDKLPMRPDWEVVVGRVLDHLWQFAKDHPEANLDLDHIGITGASMGGYYALRGAVDPRIHACISVDGFYSMESFAQGRMPGWLWSLFSGGYVSNGVFDRIIGLISGWTFQTRWEFQHMRWAMGRNSDAEVIKRMLDYTLKNKDGSELLHSVKCPVLVTGAGSSFYFDPETTTRKVLKTLVHLPEDQKEEWIAKDVVFGGLQAKIGAFAYSMQRTFAYLDEKFGVKRSPLPDSEGTPGRRINAQQKKQRQIQNSLVMSDTMDPPMMDLAPNTDDGIAVSSAAGSDAHNQYGLLLDQVISSNNLSLDPSLSMIQFGGTTPAIYSSPASQEASDAHLHSEQTTGASTAITTGSPNLQWSSNNNECVIDPATEANWRQVFNREWELLSCQQPATGNDISATSTVNGSCEDKPKGRCILDTIRQLSQLHVELFAHGATVPKPPTSISQPLSWKDKDFAIDRTFQLSQRLIDILNAQYPRFLETASMIGSDAASSPDATAPPEEESKIDEGSCLLILSCYLRLVVVYDNIFGNMQACLDRSSVTAREDYVNLPGIKVGSFTLPHSSALQIVLILQLARNLLSRIGEILKAAGFDTSTHDDDGVQRVRSTEDMTNLLLSSAIKTVASQESTLMERITKLRNTLISLNIL from the exons ATGATTCAATTCTTCAAATCCCCCTTCCTCCAGTTTGAGTTTTTGCGGCTGCTCGCCATGACGCCCtttgagggcggcgagaTTGCAGAAATTCTGGACACAGCCAGCAAGATCAAAGACCAGGACCCCAACAGCTGGTATTCGGCTTGGCTCGAGGTTGGCACCAAGGCAGAGCAGATTGCTCACGAAGCAGAAGCTACCGGTGACAAGATTTCCGCACGAAGAGCGTATCTCAGAGCCTCCAATTACCTGCGGGCGGCACAGTTTATGCTCAACGAGGGCGCCATCGGACACGACAAGCGGGTGCTGCCCACGATTGAGCGAGCCATCAACGACTTCCGCAAGGGCGTGAAATATCTCGACGGCCAAGTTCACTTCCTCGACATTCCCTATGAGGATAAGGTTAAGCTGCCTGGCTATTTGTACCTACCTGCCGAGTCGAAACGGCTGCCCAACGGACAAAAGACGCCCATCCTTATCAACACTGGGGGTGGTGATTCAACACAGGAGGAAATATATTTCATCAATGCGTCAACCGGGCCAAGCCTGGGATATGCCGTGCTTACGTTTGACGGCCCAGGCCAAGGCATCGTTCTCCGCCGAGACAAACTACCCATGCGGCCGGACTGGGAAGTCGTCGTCGGGCGTGTGTTGGACCATCTGTGGCAGTTTGCCAAAGACCACCCTGAAGCAAACCTCGACCTAGACCACATTGGAATCACTGGCGCGTCAATGGGTGGCTACTATGCTCTGCGCGGGGCCGTGGACCCTCGAATCCATGCCTGCATCAGCGTCGACGGTTTCTATTCTATGGAAAGCTTTGCTCAGGGCCGCATGCCGGGGTGGCTGTGGTCCCTGTTCAGCGGTGGATACGTGAGCAACGGGGTGTTCGATCGTATCATCGGTCTCATATCCGGCTGGACGTTTCAGACTCGATGGGAGTTCCAGCACATGAGATGGGCCATGGGGCGCAACAGCGATGCGGAGGTCATCAAGCGCATGCTCGACTATACTCTGAAGAACAAGGACGGCAGCGAGCTCCTGCACTCGGTCAAGTGTCCAGTGCTTGTGACAGGTGCTGGCTCCTCATTCTACTTTGACCCCGAGACGACGACTCGCAAGGTGCTGAAGACGCTGGTCCATTTGCCCGAGGATCAAAAGGAAGAATGGATCGCGAAAGATGTTGTATTTGGTGGGCTGCAGGCCAAGATTGGGGCATTTGCTTATTCCATGCAGCGGACGTTTGCGTACCTGGATGAGAAGTTTGGTGTGAAGAGGAGCCCGCTG CCAGACAGCGAGGGCACGCCGGGCCGCAGGATCAACGCtcagcagaagaagcagcgaCAAATACAAAATTCACTCGTCATGAGCGATACAATGGACCCACCTATGATGGATCTTGCTCCAAACACCGACG ATGGCATAGCTGTTTCTTCTGCCGCCGGCTCGGATGCTCACAATCAGTATGGCCTCCTGCTAGATCAGGTCATATCCTCGAATAATCTAAGCCTTGATCCGAGCTTATCAATGATTCAGTTCGGAGGAACTACCCCAGCCATCTATTCATCGCCTGCATCACAGGAAGCCTCTGACGCCCACCTTCACTCTGAGCAGACCACCGGGGCGAGCACTGCCATTACGACTGGCTCTCCCAACTTGCAATGGAGCAGCAATAATAACGAATGCGTTATTGACCCAGCCACCGAAGCAAACTGGCGGCAAGTCTTCAACCGCGAGTGGGAATTGCTGTCGTGCCAACAGCCAGCAACTGGGAATGACATCTCCGCCACATCAACAGTTAACGGCTCATGTGAGGATAAACCAAAGGGCCGGTGTATATTGGATACCATTCGACAATTGTCCCAACTCCACGTTGAATTGTTTGCTCATGGCGCGACCGTGCCAAAGCCCCCTACCTCCATTTCGCAACCGCTCAGCTGGAAGGATAAGGATTTCGCCATCGATCGTACCTTTCAGCTGTCGCAACGACTTATCGACATCCTCAACGCCCAGTACCCTCGCTTCTTGGAAACGGCTTCTATGATCGGGTCCGATGCGGCTTCCTCCCCCGATGCGACAGCCCCACCCGAAGAAGAGTCCAAAATTGATGAAGGCTCTTGTCTCCTTATTCTTTCCTGCTATCTTCGTCTCGTCGTGGTGTATGACAACATATTCGGAAACATGCAAGCATGCTTGGATCGCTCTTCTGTCACAGCTCGAGAAGACTATGTTAATCTCCCGGGAATCAAAGTTGGCTCCTTCACGCTGCCGCATTCATCTGCTCTTCAGATCGTGCTCATTTTACAGCTGGCGAGGAATCTTCTTTCTAGAATAGGCGAGATCCTCAAGGCAGCAGGCTTTGACACCTCAACAcacgatgatgacggcgtaCAACGAGTCCGATCAACAGAAGACATGACGAATCTCTTACTCTCAAGTGCTATAAAGACCGTGGCTTCTCAAGAGAGCACTTTAATGGAACGGATCACAAAACTGCGGAATACACTCATCTCACTCAACATACTCTGA